Proteins encoded by one window of Nasonia vitripennis strain AsymCx chromosome 5, Nvit_psr_1.1, whole genome shotgun sequence:
- the LOC100120940 gene encoding CLIP domain-containing serine protease 14D, with product MVRIGRAASILPPIHYAVVAEFSSKRSRALIHIASLRIRCSRRYRKMRLLIIAVILAMTLAKSSEACLSRLGTRGQCISLKKCRPVLQVLRTRPPLKVYDDIMNTHCGYDGNLPKICCELQASVNTPRPSQRPSQRPSRRRPNRIGKLPKIRFTTSIWETTSTTSSAPAAVAGAPHPNLDLLDHKLCGHIAPELRIYGGSESKLFEFPWMALLAFDSGEQTSDGKPDFRCGATIINKKYVLTAAHCVTNLPEDLKLAGVRVGEHNLAEKRDCEIYDNGAAYICAEKHQDFGIESVHPHPEYAHNRTLQNDIAIVRINGTMNFRPASVRPICLPIDADSRNPGSFGVVTGWGSTETGASNSDVLLKVKLPIVPASECRNAYRDNPFVRLGDGQICAGSLEGKDSCSGDSGGPLQNAAIYRGEPRIVQHGIVSFGKKNCAVEGSPGVYTNVAHYVDWILDNLRA from the exons ATGGTGCGAATAGGGAGGGCTGCCTCGATTTTGCCACCGATCCACTACGCAGTCGTCGCCGAATTTTCCTCGAAGCGGTCGCGCGCTCTTATACATATAGCTTCTCTACGAATCCGGTGCAGCCGACGCTATAGAAAGATGCGGCTCCTAATTATCGCAGTGATCCTCGCCATGACGTTGGCGAAGTCGTCCGAAGCCTGCTTGTCGCGACTCGGAACTCGGGGCCAGTGCATCAGCCTGAAGAAGTGCCGACCTGTACTACAGGTTCTAAGGACCCGGCCTCCTCTCAAAGTCTACGATGACATCATGAACACGCACTGCGGTTACGATG GTAACCTTCCGAAAATCTGTTGCGAACTGCAAGCCAGCGTCAATACGCCGCGGCCCAGCCAGCGGCCCAGCCAGCGGCCCAGCCGGCGGCGGCCCAACCGGATAGGGAAATTACCGAAAATTAGGTTCACAACATCGATCTGGGAGACGACCAGCACAACGTCATCTGCACCTGCAGCCGTCGCAGGAGCTCCTCACCCGAATCTTGACCTCCTGGACCACAAGCTCTGCGGACACATCGCGCCCGAGTTGAGGATTTACGGCGGGAGCGAGAGCAAACTCTTCGAGTTTCCCTGGATGGCTCTTCTGGCCTTTGATTCCGGCGAACAGACATCGGACGGCAAGCCCGATTTCCGATGCGGTGCTACGATCATCAACAAGAAATACGTGTTGACGGCCGCTCACTGCGTCACCAATCTGCCGGAGG ACTTGAAGCTCGCCGGTGTGAGGGTCGGTGAGCACAATCTCGCCGAGAAAAGGGATTGCGAAATCTACGATAACGGAGCGGCTTACATCTGCGCGGAGAAGCACCAAGACTTCGGCATCGAGTCTGTCCATCCACATCCGGAGTACGCACACAACAGAACACTCCAAAATGACATCGCCATCGTTAG GATAAACGGTACGATGAACTTCCGTCCAGCCTCGGTCCGACCGATCTGCCTGCCGATCGACGCCGATTCTCGCAATCCAGGCTCCTTCGGCGTGGTGACCGGTTGGGGATCTACGGAAACCGGCGCGTCCAACAGCGACGTCCTGCTAAAGGTCAAGCTGCCGATCGTACCAGCCTCGGAGTGTCGAAACGCCTACCGGGACAATCCGTTCGTCAGGCTCGGAGATGGACAGATCTGCGCCGGTAGTCTCGAGGGCAAGGACTCGTGCAGCGGGGACAGCGGTGGTCCCCTCCAGAACGCTGCCATCTACAGAGGCGAGCCCAGAATCGTCCAGCACGGGATCGTCAGCTTTGGAAAGAAGAACTGCGCTGTCGAAGGATCGCCCGGCGTTTACACCAACGTAGCGCACTACGTCGACTGGATTCTCGATAATCTGAGGGCTTGA
- the LOC103315548 gene encoding succinate dehydrogenase assembly factor 3, mitochondrial — protein sequence MAAPPAPWTHLQRVRRLYKMVLRLHRGLPPEIRELGDVYVKDEFRRHKKCNPTEADIFLNEWADYAINLAEQLGLRGPKTGKPLGKPLPMEDINKLRDEQVHQLYELMVAATGKTEEPPENKT from the exons ATGGCAGCACCTCCTGCGCCCTGGACTCACTTGCAAAGGGTTAGAAGATTGTACAAAATGGTTTTGAGGTTACACCGTGGTCTACCCCCTGAAATTCGTGAATTAGGCGACGTTTACGTCAAGGACGAGTTCAGGAGGCACAAAAAATGCAATCCTACCGAGGCCGATATTTTTCTCAATGAGTGGGCG gACTACGCTATAAATTTGGCGGAGCAGCTTGGTTTGCGAGGTCCAAAAACTGGGAAACCCTTGGGAAAGCCACTGCCGATGGAGGATATAAACAAACTAAGGGACGAGCAAGTTCATCAACTGTACGAATTGATGGTAGCTGCAACAGGCAAGACAGAAGAACCGCCTGAAAACAAAACTTGA
- the LOC116417767 gene encoding nucleoside diphosphate-linked moiety X motif 19-like isoform X2: protein MYDYDLLFLKRHEKANFAGAYVFPGGVIESADADIKWKRLYKNYGYDDNSFKTLIPNSKNRPKIFHSNDNELIREISLRISAIRETFEECGILLCNNCSKSASSSEITSFYVANDELTSWQKKVHSDPNEFYNMCEKLECYPNLWALHEWANWLTPTFFPASSRFDAAFFFTCLSEIPISKHDDGEINEIVWATPGDATKLKRSLPPPQLYELSTIAKYKSVDNLMQFAIERGKKGAELYLPVRVNLSDGAVHLLPGDSMYPEKVELYKFQILDKSPLTIEEFRSQSPQVHNRTEFTSKL, encoded by the exons ATG TATGATTATGATTTGCTTTTTCTCAAACGTCACGAAAAAGCAAATTTTGCTGGTGCGTATGTATTTCCTGGTGGTGTGATTGAATCAGCTGATGCTGATATAAAATGGAAAAGGCTTTACAAAAATTATGGTTACGATGACAACAGCTTCAAGACTTTGATACCAAATTCCAAAAACAGACCAAAGATATTTCACAGTAATGACAATGAACTGATACGAGAGATTTCATTGCGAATAAGTGCCATACGAGAAACTTTTGAAGAATGTGGAATTTTGCTTTGTAACAACTGCTCTAAATCTGCATCTAGTTCTGAAATAACTAGTTTCTATG TTGCAAATGATGAATTGACTTCTTggcaaaaaaaagttcattcGGATCCAAATGAGTTTTATAACATGTGTGAAAAATTAGAATGCTATCCAAATTTATGGGCTCTGCATGAATGGGCAAACTGGTTGACACCAACATTTTTTCCAGCATCGAGTCGTTTTGATGCTGCTTTCTTTTTTACATGTTTATCAGAAATTCCCATCTCAAAACATGATGACGgagaaataaatgaaatagtA TGGGCTACACCAGGAGATGCAACAAAACTGAAGAGATCTTTGCCACCTCCTCAGCTGTATGAACTGTCAACAATAGCAAAATATAAAAGCGTTGATAACTTAATGCAGTTTGCTATAGAAAGGGGGAAAAAAGGAGCTGAATTATATTTGCCA GTAAGAGTAAATTTGAGCGATGGAGCTGTGCACTTACTTCCAGGAGATTCAATGTATCCCGAAAAAGTAGAATTATACAAGTTCCAAATTTTGGATAAGTCACCATTGACCATCGAAGAATTCCGAAGTCAGTCACCACAAGTCCATAACAGAACCGAGTTCACTTCCAAACTGTGA
- the LOC116417767 gene encoding nucleoside diphosphate-linked moiety X motif 19-like isoform X3, whose translation MKAWRESASVIIAARNGLKYNQKYDYDLLFLKRHEKANFAGAYVFPGGVIESADADIKWKRLYKNYGYDDNSFKTLIPNSKNRPKIFHSNDNELIREISLRISAIRETFEECGILLCNNCSKSASSSEITSFYVANDELTSWQKKVHSDPNEFYNMCEKLECYPNLWALHEWANWLTPTFFPASSRFDAAFFFTCLSEIPISKHDDGEINEIVWATPGDATKLKRSLPPPQLYELSTIAKYKSVDNLMQFAIERGKKGAELYLPFIFIHR comes from the exons ATGAAAGCCTGGAGAGAATCAGCTAGTGTCATTATAGCTGCTAGAAATGGCttaaaatataatcaaaaa TATGATTATGATTTGCTTTTTCTCAAACGTCACGAAAAAGCAAATTTTGCTGGTGCGTATGTATTTCCTGGTGGTGTGATTGAATCAGCTGATGCTGATATAAAATGGAAAAGGCTTTACAAAAATTATGGTTACGATGACAACAGCTTCAAGACTTTGATACCAAATTCCAAAAACAGACCAAAGATATTTCACAGTAATGACAATGAACTGATACGAGAGATTTCATTGCGAATAAGTGCCATACGAGAAACTTTTGAAGAATGTGGAATTTTGCTTTGTAACAACTGCTCTAAATCTGCATCTAGTTCTGAAATAACTAGTTTCTATG TTGCAAATGATGAATTGACTTCTTggcaaaaaaaagttcattcGGATCCAAATGAGTTTTATAACATGTGTGAAAAATTAGAATGCTATCCAAATTTATGGGCTCTGCATGAATGGGCAAACTGGTTGACACCAACATTTTTTCCAGCATCGAGTCGTTTTGATGCTGCTTTCTTTTTTACATGTTTATCAGAAATTCCCATCTCAAAACATGATGACGgagaaataaatgaaatagtA TGGGCTACACCAGGAGATGCAACAAAACTGAAGAGATCTTTGCCACCTCCTCAGCTGTATGAACTGTCAACAATAGCAAAATATAAAAGCGTTGATAACTTAATGCAGTTTGCTATAGAAAGGGGGAAAAAAGGAGCTGAATTATATTTGCCA ttcatttttattcatagGTAA
- the LOC116417767 gene encoding nucleoside diphosphate-linked moiety X motif 19-like isoform X1: MKAWRESASVIIAARNGLKYNQKYDYDLLFLKRHEKANFAGAYVFPGGVIESADADIKWKRLYKNYGYDDNSFKTLIPNSKNRPKIFHSNDNELIREISLRISAIRETFEECGILLCNNCSKSASSSEITSFYVANDELTSWQKKVHSDPNEFYNMCEKLECYPNLWALHEWANWLTPTFFPASSRFDAAFFFTCLSEIPISKHDDGEINEIVWATPGDATKLKRSLPPPQLYELSTIAKYKSVDNLMQFAIERGKKGAELYLPVRVNLSDGAVHLLPGDSMYPEKVELYKFQILDKSPLTIEEFRSQSPQVHNRTEFTSKL; encoded by the exons ATGAAAGCCTGGAGAGAATCAGCTAGTGTCATTATAGCTGCTAGAAATGGCttaaaatataatcaaaaa TATGATTATGATTTGCTTTTTCTCAAACGTCACGAAAAAGCAAATTTTGCTGGTGCGTATGTATTTCCTGGTGGTGTGATTGAATCAGCTGATGCTGATATAAAATGGAAAAGGCTTTACAAAAATTATGGTTACGATGACAACAGCTTCAAGACTTTGATACCAAATTCCAAAAACAGACCAAAGATATTTCACAGTAATGACAATGAACTGATACGAGAGATTTCATTGCGAATAAGTGCCATACGAGAAACTTTTGAAGAATGTGGAATTTTGCTTTGTAACAACTGCTCTAAATCTGCATCTAGTTCTGAAATAACTAGTTTCTATG TTGCAAATGATGAATTGACTTCTTggcaaaaaaaagttcattcGGATCCAAATGAGTTTTATAACATGTGTGAAAAATTAGAATGCTATCCAAATTTATGGGCTCTGCATGAATGGGCAAACTGGTTGACACCAACATTTTTTCCAGCATCGAGTCGTTTTGATGCTGCTTTCTTTTTTACATGTTTATCAGAAATTCCCATCTCAAAACATGATGACGgagaaataaatgaaatagtA TGGGCTACACCAGGAGATGCAACAAAACTGAAGAGATCTTTGCCACCTCCTCAGCTGTATGAACTGTCAACAATAGCAAAATATAAAAGCGTTGATAACTTAATGCAGTTTGCTATAGAAAGGGGGAAAAAAGGAGCTGAATTATATTTGCCA GTAAGAGTAAATTTGAGCGATGGAGCTGTGCACTTACTTCCAGGAGATTCAATGTATCCCGAAAAAGTAGAATTATACAAGTTCCAAATTTTGGATAAGTCACCATTGACCATCGAAGAATTCCGAAGTCAGTCACCACAAGTCCATAACAGAACCGAGTTCACTTCCAAACTGTGA